The Cyprinus carpio isolate SPL01 chromosome A10, ASM1834038v1, whole genome shotgun sequence nucleotide sequence GTGCCACAGCATTGACTGTATGCAGCACTGAATGTGGTTTTTTTCCGAAAACATTGACATTTTATTGATCCATTTTGTTTGGTCCATTCCACTGAGTGCAGAGAATCAGCAGAATGTTGATCAAGCTTCTCTCCAGTCAGCTCAACACGACTGTGTAAGCCCGTCTGCACTTCTTTGACTTCAGTTTCTCTAGCTGTCAAAtcaatatgtatgtatgttatgattaataaacaaatacttcTGCAAGAAAGATACTAAATCATATAAATGACCATAAAGGTAAAATGTAGTTATCGACATTAAGgaaattaaacataatatatatgtaacataTCTAGCTTTTGGAAattatcacttttatttatatggcAATAGAAATGATTAGCCATACTTGCCCAATAAAACGAAGAAAAACAGCCAAATATGAATGTAACATCCAGTCATCGTAGGTCAGGAGTTAGACTTCTTGATCTAAAGCTTCTTGTAGCTAATTCAGCATTTTATTATGACTCATAACCATTAATCAAACCATTCAAATCTGTAGACATTCTTTATATGATGCTCTTTATTGCACTCAAAACTGCTGTCATCTTAGAGTAAAAAATAGCCACTAAAAACCACgacaggaaaaacaaaaagcGGTTAGAACAAGGAAGAAGGCAGGGCTGCTTTTATTCAAATTATGTAATCTCTCATACATTGTTTTACACAGTATAGACTAATAACTGAATCATAAAAGACAACTTGCTCTGGTTCAGTgtatttaagcattttataatTGAAATCTGATTATGGCTTTAATGTCATCCTGCTTCACTAAATGCCTTTCGGTGTTTCTGAAGCCTTTCAGTGTTTACTATTGATTCagtttaatttagtattatttttctggGATATTTATACAGTAGATACTTTTGTTCAACAGTATATCTCCTTAAAGAAAATCTGTGAAGAGTCTGGATCTTGTGATACTAAATATGGTGGAGTAAAACAAGGAAACCCATCATCCTCTGGTTTTACCCTTCAATAAGAAAAGACCAGCTCATtgcaaactgtaaaataattagGCAGTGGACTGATGGAGTAGCTGTGATGAGTTTTGAAGATACACTTCAAGTCTACATTTAGaggaaataagttttttttttatattattaaaacaagccTGCTAAACATAAACATATGAAGAATTCACACAAGATGCTTAACACAATGTAGCTTCACAACTTCAACTGGTGATACAACAGCTAAGaacaaaacaggagaaaacattaacatttaacaaaacattaagaaaataggCCATGAAAGAGACTTCAATCCAAAGTGAGTCTTTCTAATTCAGCAGTGACTGTACGTGAAGCAGGCGGTGTGTCGGATGTCTGGCCCTCTGCTACAGATTTAAAGTGCTGATCACAGGAGAAACAAAATCAGCTCTTCAATAATACAACCAAGAACTTCAACATCTAAAGTCAtgtgctttacaaaaaaaaaaaaaagtgaataaatgtcACATAATACAAATTATGCAAAACAAGTAATCAATATTTGCAGATTGTGaaaagcattttatattatttaatgtaatattgtagAATGCCTGAAACTTACCTGTGAGTTTTTGAATTCAGAGTAGAGTGTGAACAGGACGTGAAGTGAGTGAATCCGGTTCTTGTACACCGGGATGTCCAGGATTCCTGACAGGTTTCATTAACAGTCATTACAATAAAACCTAGAAAAGCATCAAAGATGTAAATGTAAGAAACATGCAACTTACCACACATAATGTCGACATACTCTGCCAAATCACAGTCAATATCTGCGGTGGGGAGATTGACCTGGTGAACAGATGGGGAAGTGAAGGTGAACATGACTGAATTTGCAGATTTAATTCATGAACTTTCAGTCAAGATCTAACCTTCCCCAAAAGCTCCTCAAACTCAGGCGGCCACTCTTGCATCAGGCTGTCAATATCTGGCATGGGTCTGAAGAAAAATACACAACTCTTGTTATAAAATGACACCGATGTTGTGTTCTGCTCTCATGGATGTTTGTGGTCGATCCATGTCAGTGCTTACCTTGTGTAGTGTACAGTAGCTGGAGGTTTGGACCGATGCAGCTCACTAATGCTCTCAATCCAGTTGTCTATGGCTTTGGGGTTCTTCTCTGGATTTTCAATGCTCTTTACTTTCACTTCCTGTGAAAGATATGTGCATCACTTTCTCACTTCACTTAGACTAAAATCATCAAAGCACCTTAAGTCTtctagtgtgagtgtgtgaactCACAGCAACATTGTGTTGTTTGCTGTTATCTGACAGCCACAGGGAAAGCACTGTTGGGTCTGACTGTTTAGTGCACGGCTCATCCAGAACCAGGAGACCCAGATTGTCAGCTTTCCCATCTGGTCGTGGTACCTGTGAGTTGAACGGAAAGATTCAGAAACTGAAAATTGGACACTCGTGTCCAGTTCAgatttgaaaattgtcactcaCTTTGAGGAAAGCATCAATGTCCCCCACAGCTGGAATAAAATCAGGGATAAAGGGCTTTAGTTTGTGGTCAAGCTCTATCATCTGTGGAGTATATCTGAAAGAAACAGTCATGCAGTTAATACTAGTGAGAAAACAAGAATCCATGAGATGTCTACAAGACAAAAGAGTGTATTTTGTGCTTCTTCAActatagatatttttatgttccaaatgTAAGAGGTCAGTTTGCCAGATGTTCTTCTGTTCATGTTTCATGTGCAGGTGCACATCAAATGCTGTGAAGGATTGAAGTTTGTGAATGCTAACCGTGTGATGTACTGAAACAGCTCTTTGATTTCGGTTGACACAGGAAGATGTTCATAATCAGCTGGGTCATATGCACTGCAAGAAATCATCCACACACAtctacattattttcaaaaataataaaatagcttttttattttgagtagATATTATAACTATAATGCTCTTAGCACTATTGATATAATATATTACTGAAACGTGTTGCAACTTATAACACTAGTCCACTTCCTCACTGTATATCTCTTCCTGGATATATTTTCGTCTTAGCTTATCGTAAATGAAACATTAATATCAATATCTCAATATCTTGGACAGCAGACATATGTAGTCTCATATGCAGCCCCACCCTTCTGGAGCAGATCCGGGCTCCCCTTCCTCCTCATCAGACTCTGTGTCATCAgaatcatcgtcatcatcatcatcctcctcctcctcctcctcatcttcttcatcatTCTGATTAGTAGCACGGGCACCAGGTGGCGgctctttctttttctgctgtcAGATGTGAATAGGTCATTCAAacttcattttattcattcaccAAATATGACTTAGTGAACTTACTTTAGTATCCTCTTCTAGTTTATCGCCAGCATAAGTGGCCATGGCGCTCTGGTTCTGCCTGCCTGTCCTCctagaaactgaaataaaaacacaatggcATGAAAAACAGTTGATGAATGGTAGATAAAATGTAAAGAAGTGGTAAACAGTCTGACCTATCTGTCTTGGGGATGGTGTGTGCACACTGGCTGCCTCCTCTGCGTTCACCTCAAAACTCTCGTCGTATGGCTGGCTGGTTGTGAGTTGAATCTGTTTGCAGATATTATTTGcactttttagtttttactaaAACTGGGTTTCAAAACCTAGAGAGATGCCTACCTacactgtatttttaagagtCATAGTGATATCGAAACGCTGCTGACTCAGGACATGTCTAGGATGccctaaaatgctgtctaggtaggcagcatACTTGGTTTAGAGAGACAGCCCATGAAGTAAATCTTTCCCAGCTGGTTTAGTATTGGTTTACGGGACTATTATAATCAACCTCAATCCGTTATCGTCACGTAACATCGTGACGTGGTGAATTATTTGTTTTCTAGACCAAAGTGACACATACGCATTAAGGAATAACAATGTTTTACTGTAGCTTATTGTTGAAACACATTCAATAGCGAGGCATAAAATACACCACGTTAGTGTCTCATATAATGTTTTACGTAATTAACGTGGTACGCAAGATTAAATTATTGACATTTGCGCgataataataacaaaccttTCGTCGCTCCGACCTCTCCATGAAAACGCGGTGTACTGTTGCCAAGGAAACTGGATCTCGCGAGATCTTCAGCGGAAGTGCGTGAGAACGTCAGTTTGTTGAATtcatttttcattgaaaaaagaaaaggtatTACATAGTAACGTCATTAGCAACTTTAGCTAccagaataaaatatttacattactgTTAGTGCTTTAAAAAACATTGCAGGTTTGTGTATACTTTAAAGTCCTTTATAATTTGATTTGCGTTATgccccttttttatttatattgtattatttccTAATATAATAAATTGCACGATGTACTGTTCTTTAcgttctaaaaataaaaaccacatcaGAAACATTATACATTAAATTTCTATTATACACCCATTTCCTGTTAATAAAAGTttctaaatacaataaaacaaatgcaacattttttttccagtccACAAAAACGTATACAAAATGTTCAGCTTAGATAACGCCTGTCTATTTAATACCTGACAGGCAGATTGAATGGCTGTAGAAAAGTCCTAAGTCCTAGAAGTTTACTGCTAAAATCGAATAGTTCACACTCATGTCATTGAGAAACCTTGTGGTTTCCCTCAGTCTGCCGGGACATGGCAGTAGTAAGAACAGGAAAACTAAAAAGCATTATATAACTAGGGAGACATAGGTTTTACTGATTCAATTAACTTTCTCTTTGTGCTTGGTTTTTATCTGTGTCACTAAAATGAGAATAGCTTGAGTGAGTGTAAAGCTGAGATTCATGATTTTAGTCACAGGCTTAAGCAGAGCTTGAGAAGACTCTTTGGTTTcacaaacatactaaaaaaagCCATCGACAAAGATGATAGGGGAACTCTTCAGTTCAGTAAATGtcaaaagtaaaacaaagttTAGCTTGTTTCAACAAGGGTAAAACAAGTTCACGGAGTAAAAAGGTGATTTTAACCAAGCTTCTTGGCAGAGACAGCGGTTCAAGGCGTCATGGGTCAGCACTTGAGAACAGGATGTGGTTCTTAGCACCTTTACTTGCTGGTTCAGCTGTTTAGCTTTGCAAACTTTTGTAACTCACCAAATAGTTTTAGCAAACTAGACACTAGTGAAGgtgtaaataaatgaaagtagATTTGTTCAGAGGTTTTTAAATGTGTgacttcaaaatacttttttacacacatttcagTATTCTTTGGCCTACAATGTAAAATACTGTGTaaagttttccttttttatttcatgacaAATTAACATCTCAACAAACATCTCAGATAATACAACAGAatacaatataattacaagcTACAAGTCAatgatgttttacatttattaatgacACCTTTACAGGCGTTTGACATTGATTATTGTTGATTAGTTGCTTTATCTGCTATAATGAATGGTTGCGAttctaattaaatattatacagaAATTATTAAGGGATGCAAGATAAAGCTGTGCAAGTTGTCTTCTATAGTGTGCCTATGGCAGCTGAATTCAAAGCTTGAAACGGTCACGGTCTTGAAGTGCAAGTTCTTTAAAGTTATCACTCACAGTTGGTTTTGATACTTTCCACTTTATGCTGATCTGATCTTGCAGGCTACACAGATGAAGACATTCCGAACAATCTTGCTCTCCGCTATCAAGCctataaataaatcaacatcaaGAAGATGAGTTGCGGGGGTAAGTTAATTTGGATTTGTTCAAAGGCCATTCAAGCAGTGTAGAGCTGTTTCTGCAGCAGACCCTAGTCAGACATCTGACTCTAGATCAGCACTTCTTCTTTTAATATGAACTCCAGTCCAGCTCTCAAACATTCCTCTTGGTGTTAATGAGCAGATCTCTGTTGAATTCAGCCTCCAGATTCCCAGCTCCACTCTTTCCTCCAGGAGGATCCGTTATCAGAGTGAGTTTGTTAAACACTCCACGGCCAAAATAGTCAGCGATGACTGAGAAGCCGTCATTAGAGCATTTCAGCTACAAGATAGAGAAAttcttttcaattttcatttgcatttttatttttaagtatttagttCACTGGCAACTTTGATTAATTCAAAATGTCCTGCAGGAGAAAAACCAGTACCTGTCTGTGGAAATGGTCGTGCAGATCTCGTTTCTGATCTTGCGCACGCAACATGTCCATCACTTTCCTGTTCTCAGGGGTGCAAGTGGGGCACTCGGCCTCACTCTCTGCAAAGCTCTCTAGGCAGTGCTGATGGAAAGAGTGGCCACACAGGAAGTGCACAGATGGCAACTCTAGTGGGCTGTTGCACATGCTGCACTTGGTCTTCTGGAAGATCTTTGCACTGAAAgagcaatgtatttttttttaaatatacaatggTGTTCCTATACTATCAACTGTAGCAtccattttttaaatgctgttgacTTAATTCACTCACCACGTTTTAAGTTCCTGTATCTCAGTGCGAAGATGGGCTGTCTCCTCTCTATACTGTCGAATCTTCCTTTCATCTTCCTCAATCTGCTGGGTCTCCCGCTCCAGTTTATTTATCAGGTAGTCTTTTATGACTGACAGCGATGCTGTGGAATTATGAGCCAAAGTCTGCACCACTGCAACACAGACATtcatataaagtcaaaattatgctGAAGAGTTGGTTCACATTTTACACCATGACCGGAAAAGAATGAATTGTGTGAAAAGGTCACGCAATTATAGgtgaaaaacacaaaagagatgttgaccacaaacttttttgtATCCTTTTACTCACCCAGAAGTGGAGGCATCAAGTTATTTTCATCAATGTGCTGCAGG carries:
- the LOC109097197 gene encoding intraflagellar transport protein 46 homolog isoform X2, giving the protein MERSERRKIQLTTSQPYDESFEVNAEEAASVHTPSPRQIVSRRTGRQNQSAMATYAGDKLEEDTKQKKKEPPPGARATNQNDEEDEEEEEEDDDDDDDSDDTESDEEEGEPGSAPEGAYDPADYEHLPVSTEIKELFQYITRYTPQMIELDHKLKPFIPDFIPAVGDIDAFLKVPRPDGKADNLGLLVLDEPCTKQSDPTVLSLWLSDNSKQHNVAEVKVKSIENPEKNPKAIDNWIESISELHRSKPPATVHYTRPMPDIDSLMQEWPPEFEELLGKVNLPTADIDCDLAEYVDIMCGILDIPVYKNRIHSLHVLFTLYSEFKNSQHFKSVAEGQTSDTPPASRTVTAELERLTLD
- the LOC109097197 gene encoding intraflagellar transport protein 46 homolog isoform X4, whose translation is MERSERRKIQLTTSQPYDESFEVNAEEAASVHTPSPRQIVSRRTGRQNQSAMATYAGDKLEEDTKQKKKEPPPGARATNQNDEEDEEEEEEDDDDDDDSDDTESDEEEGEPGSAPEGAYDPADYEHLPVSTEIKELFQYITRYTPQMIELDHKLKPFIPDFIPAVGDIDAFLKVPRPDGKADNLGLLVLDEPCTKQSDPTVLSLWLSDNSKQHNVAEVKVKSIENPEKNPKAIDNWIESISELHRSKPPATVHYTRPMPDIDSLMQEWPPEFEELLGKVNLPTADIDCDLAEYVDIMCGILDIPVYKNRIHSLHVLFTLYSEFKNSQHMTLDVEVLGCIIEELILFLL
- the LOC109097197 gene encoding intraflagellar transport protein 46 homolog isoform X5; protein product: MERSERRKIQLTTSQPYDESFEVNAEEAASVHTPSPRQIVSRRTGRQNQSAMATYAGDKLEEDTKKKKEPPPGARATNQNDEEDEEEEEEDDDDDDDSDDTESDEEEGEPGSAPEGAYDPADYEHLPVSTEIKELFQYITRYTPQMIELDHKLKPFIPDFIPAVGDIDAFLKVPRPDGKADNLGLLVLDEPCTKQSDPTVLSLWLSDNSKQHNVAEVKVKSIENPEKNPKAIDNWIESISELHRSKPPATVHYTRPMPDIDSLMQEWPPEFEELLGKVNLPTADIDCDLAEYVDIMCGILDIPVYKNRIHSLHVLFTLYSEFKNSQHFKSVAEGQKSDTPPASRTVTAELERLTLD
- the LOC109097197 gene encoding intraflagellar transport protein 46 homolog isoform X1, yielding MERSERRKIQLTTSQPYDESFEVNAEEAASVHTPSPRQIVSRRTGRQNQSAMATYAGDKLEEDTKQKKKEPPPGARATNQNDEEDEEEEEEDDDDDDDSDDTESDEEEGEPGSAPEGAYDPADYEHLPVSTEIKELFQYITRYTPQMIELDHKLKPFIPDFIPAVGDIDAFLKVPRPDGKADNLGLLVLDEPCTKQSDPTVLSLWLSDNSKQHNVAEVKVKSIENPEKNPKAIDNWIESISELHRSKPPATVHYTRPMPDIDSLMQEWPPEFEELLGKVNLPTADIDCDLAEYVDIMCGILDIPVYKNRIHSLHVLFTLYSEFKNSQHFKSVAEGQKSDTPPASRTVTAELERLTLD
- the LOC109097197 gene encoding intraflagellar transport protein 46 homolog isoform X3, with the protein product MERSERRKIQLTTSQPYDESFEVNAEEAASVHTPSPRQIVSRRTGRQNQSAMATYAGDKLEEDTKQKKKEPPPGARATNQNDEEDEEEEEEDDDDDDDSDDTESDEEEGEPGSAPEGAYDPADYEHLPVSTEIKELFQYITRYTPQMIELDHKLKPFIPDFIPAVGDIDAFLKVPRPDGKADNLGLLVLDEPCTKQSDPTVLSLWLSDNSKQHNVAEVKVKSIENPEKNPKAIDNWIESISELHRSKPPATVHYTRPMPDIDSLMQEWPPEFEELLGKVNLPTADIDCDLAEYVDIMCGILDIPVYKNRIHSLHVLFTLYSEFKNSQHFKSVVEGQTSDTPPASRTVTAELERLTLD